One window of Marmota flaviventris isolate mMarFla1 chromosome 5, mMarFla1.hap1, whole genome shotgun sequence genomic DNA carries:
- the Med10 gene encoding mediator of RNA polymerase II transcription subunit 10 isoform X1 translates to MAEKFDHLEEHLEKFVENIRQLGIIVSDFQPSSQAGLHQKLNFIVTGLQDIDKCRQQLHDITVPLEVFEYIDQGRNPQLYTKECLERALAKNEQVKGKIDTMKKFKSLLIQELSKVFPEDMAKYRSIRGEDHPPS, encoded by the exons ATGGCGGAGAAGTTCGACCACCTGGAAGAGCACCTGGAGAAGTTCGTGGAGAACATTCGGCAGCTCGGCATCATCGTCAGCGACTTCCAGCCCAGCAGCCAGGCCGGGCTCCACCAGAAGCT GAATTTCATTGTTACCGGCCTACAGGATATAGATAAGTGCAGGCAGCAGCTTCACGACATTACTGTACCTTTAGAAGTTTTTGA ATACATAGATCAAGGTCGAAACCCCCAACTCTACACCAAAGAGTGCCTGGAGAGGGCTTTAGCCAAAAATGAGCAAGTTAAAGGCAAGATTGACACAATGAAG aaatttaaaagccTGCTGATTCAAGAACTTTCTAAAGTGTTTCCAGAAGATATGGCTAAGTACCGAAGCATCCGGGGTGAGGATCACCCGCCTTCCTAA
- the Med10 gene encoding mediator of RNA polymerase II transcription subunit 10 isoform X2 encodes MAEKFDHLEEHLEKFVENIRQLGIIVSDFQPSSQAGLHQKLNFIVTGLQDIDKCRQQLHDITVPLEVFEYIDQGRNPQLYTKECLERALAKNEQVKGKIDTMKGGEVCLQHGCRHSCGGLSRYCVHGRNLKAC; translated from the exons ATGGCGGAGAAGTTCGACCACCTGGAAGAGCACCTGGAGAAGTTCGTGGAGAACATTCGGCAGCTCGGCATCATCGTCAGCGACTTCCAGCCCAGCAGCCAGGCCGGGCTCCACCAGAAGCT GAATTTCATTGTTACCGGCCTACAGGATATAGATAAGTGCAGGCAGCAGCTTCACGACATTACTGTACCTTTAGAAGTTTTTGA ATACATAGATCAAGGTCGAAACCCCCAACTCTACACCAAAGAGTGCCTGGAGAGGGCTTTAGCCAAAAATGAGCAAGTTAAAGGCAAGATTGACACAATGAAG GGAGGTGAAGTGTGCCTTCAGCATGGCTGCAGACACTCTTGTGGTGGGCTCTCCAGGTATTGTGTTCATGGAAG aaatttaaaagccTGCTGA